In one window of Thermomicrobiales bacterium DNA:
- a CDS encoding aminotransferase class I/II-fold pyridoxal phosphate-dependent enzyme, whose protein sequence is MTPNATVVSTPLDNLQLSELRKRTSAKWQYYPEDVLPLWVAEMDTAPAQPIVDAVTAALTLGDTGYPWGPRLQSAVASFAADRWNWTFDPETAITVTDVMTGVLESIKQLSKPGDPIILTPPIYPPFKMVTDMLERPMIPARITPEGRLDLDALEAAFKSAAESGGNPVMLLSNPHNPGGTVHTREELESVANLARTYGVRVVSDEIHAPLIMPTATFTSYLSVANTEPDVSLTSASKGWNLAGFKAAVAIPGADSIDDLKAINHRMGTHPGHIAVIAHSTAFNEARDWLDGVIAGIDANRFLLGDLLADKLPAVKYTPPEATYLAWLDCTDLGLGDDPAKVFLDLGRVGLSGGLPFGAGGEGHVRFNLATSPAIVTEAVERMATAVAAYTPES, encoded by the coding sequence ATGACCCCCAACGCAACCGTTGTTTCCACACCACTCGACAATCTCCAATTGAGCGAGCTGCGCAAGCGCACCTCCGCCAAGTGGCAGTACTACCCGGAAGATGTGCTCCCGCTCTGGGTGGCCGAAATGGACACCGCACCCGCGCAGCCGATCGTGGATGCGGTCACCGCAGCCCTCACCCTGGGCGACACCGGCTATCCCTGGGGTCCTCGTCTGCAAAGCGCGGTCGCCTCGTTTGCCGCCGACCGCTGGAACTGGACCTTCGATCCGGAGACCGCCATCACCGTCACCGATGTCATGACCGGCGTGCTCGAATCGATCAAGCAACTCAGCAAGCCGGGCGATCCCATCATCCTGACTCCGCCTATCTACCCGCCATTCAAGATGGTGACCGACATGCTGGAGCGGCCAATGATTCCGGCGCGCATCACCCCGGAAGGACGTCTCGACCTCGACGCGCTGGAAGCCGCCTTCAAGTCCGCGGCCGAATCTGGCGGCAACCCGGTGATGCTCCTCTCCAATCCGCACAACCCCGGCGGCACCGTCCACACCCGGGAGGAGCTGGAGAGCGTTGCCAATCTGGCCCGCACCTACGGCGTGCGCGTGGTCTCCGACGAGATCCACGCCCCGCTCATCATGCCCACCGCCACCTTCACCTCCTACCTCTCCGTGGCGAATACCGAACCAGACGTCAGTCTCACGTCTGCCTCGAAGGGCTGGAACCTGGCGGGGTTCAAGGCAGCGGTCGCCATTCCCGGCGCAGACTCCATCGACGATCTCAAAGCCATCAACCACCGCATGGGAACCCACCCCGGCCACATTGCCGTGATCGCGCACAGCACCGCATTCAACGAGGCGCGCGACTGGCTGGACGGCGTCATCGCCGGTATCGATGCCAACCGATTCCTGCTCGGCGATCTGCTGGCGGACAAGCTTCCCGCGGTCAAGTACACCCCGCCGGAAGCCACCTATCTCGCCTGGCTCGATTGCACCGATCTCGGCCTGGGCGACGACCCGGCCAAGGTCTTCCTCGATCTGGGCCGCGTCGGCCTCAGCGGCGGTCTCCCATTTGGCGCCGGTGGGGAAGGGCATGTGCGCTTCAATCTCGCCACCTCGCCCGCCATCGTCACCGAAGCCGTGGAGCGCATGGCAACCGCGGTTGCGGCATATACGCCGGAGTCTTGA
- a CDS encoding restriction endonuclease: MTVMPTWDGFNVSVLRYLSDGAVRGLSDIRQAVADSAGLTVEQRAEQLPSGQPKADNRIGWAVSYLTRVGAIERPARARYQITTVGRDLLARHPDGISEQLLRTMAKPGDEWWVTKRSGSGTTPDIIELETKPLDPMEQIEEGLARIQSDVAADLLQRLQSNSPKFFEAAVVKLLVAMGYGGADGRATVTQQSNDGGIDGVIDRDALGLDRVYIQAKRYQSGTSVQRPEVQAFVGALSGKATTGVFLTTGAFSSGAEEYARTAHTRVILIDGRRLTELMIRYGVGVQTRQVLNVVAVDEDFFE, from the coding sequence ATGACGGTGATGCCGACGTGGGACGGGTTCAATGTCTCTGTGCTGCGGTATCTCAGCGATGGGGCGGTTCGTGGGTTGAGCGATATTCGCCAAGCGGTCGCCGATTCGGCTGGGCTGACCGTGGAGCAGCGAGCGGAGCAGCTTCCGTCGGGACAACCGAAGGCAGACAACCGCATCGGGTGGGCGGTCTCTTATCTGACGCGGGTTGGGGCGATCGAACGTCCGGCGCGGGCGCGGTACCAGATCACGACTGTAGGACGGGATCTGCTGGCACGACATCCGGACGGCATTTCGGAGCAGTTGCTGCGAACGATGGCCAAGCCGGGTGACGAATGGTGGGTGACGAAGCGGAGCGGGAGCGGGACAACGCCGGACATTATCGAACTCGAAACCAAACCGCTCGATCCGATGGAGCAGATCGAAGAGGGTTTGGCGCGCATTCAATCCGATGTCGCGGCCGATTTGTTGCAGCGATTGCAGAGCAATTCACCGAAGTTCTTCGAAGCCGCGGTGGTGAAGCTGTTGGTTGCGATGGGGTATGGCGGGGCCGATGGGAGAGCCACGGTCACCCAGCAATCGAACGATGGCGGGATCGATGGGGTCATCGACCGAGATGCGCTGGGGCTGGACCGGGTCTATATCCAGGCGAAGCGCTACCAGAGCGGCACGTCGGTGCAGCGGCCCGAGGTGCAGGCGTTCGTGGGGGCGTTGAGCGGCAAGGCGACGACCGGGGTCTTTCTCACAACCGGCGCGTTTTCGAGCGGCGCGGAGGAGTATGCGCGGACGGCGCACACGCGGGTGATCCTGATCGATGGGCGGCGGTTGACGGAGCTGATGATCCGCTATGGGGTCGGGGTGCAGACGCGGCAGGTCTTGAATGTGGTTGCCGTGGACGAGGACTTTTTCGAATGA
- a CDS encoding MFS transporter has translation MLGRRLLTATSGRSTAEPISWKRNLYALWIAQTLVLTAFSFRDAFFPFYMEELGDLTTEQAALWSGISMSGGALVMVITAPIWGTVADRRGRKPMVLRSMWAAMITAFLMAFAMNPMQMVALRMIEGAFTGTVAACAALVASTAPKDRMGYALGMIQTAVFVGASIGPFLGGVLADLIGYRATFMTSSILFAIGGGIVLLFVRENFVPVERGPERGFAAIKAARAWLFTPTLIAMTSILILMRFTQMGGRPILPLYIEELGSYTDARAASLAGLSFGLMGVTSAISSLILGRRGDRVGHQKVLVACLIGVVICYIPLAAVVSAWQVIVLQGLFGFAIGGLLPSTNAIIASSTPPERRGAIFGFTASAGSLGAFAGPLVGAALAAAFGFRYAFAFLAIIMTVTVTVILWFYLQGRFQTN, from the coding sequence GACCGCCACGTCCGGCCGATCGACGGCCGAACCAATTTCCTGGAAACGCAATCTCTACGCTCTCTGGATCGCCCAAACCCTGGTCCTGACCGCGTTTTCGTTTCGGGATGCCTTCTTTCCCTTCTATATGGAAGAACTCGGCGATTTGACCACCGAGCAGGCCGCGCTCTGGTCCGGCATTTCCATGTCCGGCGGCGCGCTCGTCATGGTCATCACCGCGCCCATCTGGGGCACCGTCGCCGACCGCCGTGGCCGCAAACCGATGGTGTTGCGCTCCATGTGGGCTGCTATGATCACCGCCTTCCTGATGGCCTTTGCCATGAACCCGATGCAAATGGTGGCGCTGCGCATGATCGAAGGCGCCTTTACCGGCACCGTGGCTGCCTGCGCCGCGCTGGTCGCCTCCACCGCGCCCAAGGACCGCATGGGCTACGCCCTCGGCATGATCCAGACGGCCGTCTTCGTGGGCGCCTCGATCGGCCCCTTCCTCGGCGGCGTGCTGGCCGATCTCATCGGCTACCGCGCCACCTTCATGACCTCGTCCATCCTTTTCGCCATCGGCGGCGGCATCGTCCTCCTCTTCGTGCGGGAGAACTTCGTCCCGGTCGAGCGCGGACCGGAACGCGGCTTCGCGGCCATCAAAGCCGCCCGCGCCTGGCTCTTCACCCCCACGCTCATCGCCATGACCTCGATACTCATCCTCATGCGCTTCACCCAGATGGGCGGCCGGCCCATCCTGCCGCTCTACATCGAAGAGCTCGGCAGCTACACTGACGCGCGCGCCGCCTCGCTGGCCGGTCTCTCCTTCGGGCTCATGGGCGTCACCAGCGCCATCTCCTCCCTGATCCTCGGCCGCCGCGGCGACCGGGTGGGGCATCAGAAAGTCCTCGTCGCCTGTCTGATCGGGGTCGTCATCTGCTACATCCCGCTGGCCGCGGTCGTCTCCGCCTGGCAGGTCATCGTCCTGCAGGGGCTCTTCGGTTTCGCCATCGGCGGTTTGCTCCCCTCCACCAACGCCATCATCGCCTCCAGCACCCCGCCCGAACGCCGCGGCGCCATCTTCGGCTTCACCGCTTCGGCCGGCTCGCTGGGCGCCTTCGCCGGACCCCTCGTGGGCGCTGCTCTCGCCGCGGCCTTCGGCTTCCGCTACGCCTTCGCCTTCCTGGCGATCATCATGACCGTCACGGTCACCGTCATCCTCTGGTTCTATCTCCAGGGCCGCTTTCAGACGAATTAA
- a CDS encoding NAD(P)-dependent oxidoreductase produces MKVLITGVTGRVGRNLAPALMAEGRAVRGLVLPDDPGLETAQRAGVDCVTGALSDPEAVRAALDGVDAVVHLGAAMLFGSDAVNDTLLDANIRGTYELAHAAAKAGVSRFVFASSDEVYPSLFAKYLPIDEAHPREPYSFYGFTKLTGEELLHYEHRANGLPIAIARFSLVYEPWESVSPNGTLGGFLFYEKVKNFVRSRAGEAVADALVPAGQPTPDLLLPRDEAGNPWMFHCCDVRDIVQGLMLLLDRPEAVGQAFNLSGPAPFSYGEVIPSLADLANLTYLDAVIPGTPIRIHHSIAKARALLGYDPQFDVFRSMRDGLAV; encoded by the coding sequence TTGAAGGTATTGATTACCGGCGTGACCGGACGGGTGGGGCGCAACCTGGCGCCAGCGCTCATGGCCGAGGGGCGCGCGGTGCGCGGACTGGTGCTGCCGGACGATCCCGGTCTCGAAACCGCCCAACGCGCGGGAGTCGACTGTGTCACCGGCGCTTTGAGCGATCCCGAGGCCGTGCGCGCGGCGCTGGACGGCGTCGATGCGGTGGTCCATCTCGGCGCGGCCATGCTCTTCGGCAGCGACGCGGTGAACGACACCCTGTTGGACGCCAACATCCGCGGAACCTACGAATTGGCCCATGCCGCGGCGAAGGCCGGCGTTTCCCGCTTCGTCTTCGCCAGCAGCGACGAGGTCTATCCTTCCCTCTTCGCCAAATACCTCCCCATCGACGAGGCCCATCCACGCGAGCCCTACAGCTTCTACGGCTTCACCAAGCTCACCGGCGAAGAGCTGCTGCATTACGAACACCGCGCCAACGGGCTTCCCATTGCCATCGCCCGTTTTTCGCTCGTCTATGAGCCATGGGAGTCGGTCAGCCCGAACGGCACCCTGGGCGGCTTCCTTTTTTATGAGAAGGTGAAAAACTTCGTGCGGTCCCGCGCGGGGGAAGCCGTCGCTGATGCGCTCGTTCCCGCCGGGCAACCAACACCCGACTTGCTGCTCCCGCGCGATGAGGCTGGCAACCCGTGGATGTTTCACTGCTGCGATGTGCGCGATATCGTGCAGGGGCTCATGCTGCTGCTCGACCGGCCAGAGGCCGTCGGCCAGGCGTTCAATCTCAGCGGGCCGGCGCCTTTCTCCTACGGCGAGGTGATTCCCTCTCTCGCCGATCTGGCGAACCTGACCTATCTGGATGCCGTCATCCCCGGGACGCCGATCCGCATCCATCACAGCATCGCCAAAGCCCGCGCGCTGCTTGGCTACGACCCGCAATTCGACGTCTTCCGTTCGATGCGGGACGGTCTGGCAGTGTAA